Proteins co-encoded in one Amaranthus tricolor cultivar Red isolate AtriRed21 chromosome 7, ASM2621246v1, whole genome shotgun sequence genomic window:
- the LOC130817402 gene encoding octanoyltransferase LIP2, mitochondrial-like: protein MGARRCLEVWKMGTVSYLNALKLQEKLVSDRKGQKIKDTLLSLQHPPTYTLGKRKTAHNLLVPETELKNMGAELHYTQRGGDITYHGPHQAILYPIVSLRDIGVGARNYVEKLEQTMIELASIYGVQARPGEKGETGVWVEDRKIGAIGVHIQSGITSHGLAFNIDPDMNYFTHIVPCGISDKAVTSLKRETVLELPTEDVIQDQLIDCFAKQFGFSLVLLDNTESNVQ, encoded by the coding sequence ATGGGAGCTCGCCGGTGTCTTGAAGTTTGGAAGATGGGCACTGTTAGCTACTTAAACGCACTCAAACTCCAGGAGAAGTTGGTATCCGATAGAAAAGGTCAAAAGATAAAAGACACTCTTCTTTCTTTGCAACATCCTCCAACTTATACTCTAGGAAAACGTAAAACGGCTCACAATTTGCTAGTTCCTGAGACTGAGCTGAAAAATATGGGAGCTGAACTTCACTACACCCAAAGGGGAGGGGACATTACATATCATGGTCCACATCAAGCCATATTGTATCCCATCGTATCTCTTCGTGATATTGGAGTTGGCGCTCGAAATTATGTGGAAAAACTTGAACAAACAATGATTGAACTTGCATCTATTTATGGAGTCCAAGCCCGCCCTGGAGAAAAAGGTGAAACCGGGGTATGGGTTGAAGATAGAAAGATCGGTGCTATTGGTGTTCATATTCAATCTGGGATTACATCTCATGGTTTGGCTTTTAACATTGATCCTGATATGAACTACTTTACGCATATCGTCCCTTGTGGGATTTCAGATAAAGCGGTCACGTCTTTGAAAAGGGAAACAGTTTTGGAACTTCCTACTGAAGATGTGATTCAGGATCAGCTAATAGATTGTTTTGCTAAACAGTTTGGATTTAGTCTTGTTTTGTTAGACAACACTGAAAGCAATGTTCAATAA
- the LOC130818644 gene encoding uncharacterized protein LOC130818644, translating into MSSSKRIIDRRSRSVTLGVSTGKPKVYKESWWWNEEVQKKIKEKNRRFKELKASTEEEDRTHKKERYKEAKRGAKKAVAEAKDRAFEAFYQKLDTKEGEKYIFMLEKARSRQKKDLVTVKFIKDESGRVLLRQEDIKMRWHQYFIQLLNETRGPKEEI; encoded by the exons ATGTCGAGTAGCAAGAGGAttatagacaggcgtagcag gagTGTTACATTAGGGGTGTCGACGGGAAAACCAAAGGTGTACAAAGAGTCGTGGTGGTGGAACGAAGAAGTgcaaaagaagataaaggaaaAAAACAGAAGATTCAAGGAGCTCAAAGCTTCTACGGAAGAGGAGGATAGGACACATAAGAAGGAGAGGTATAAAGAAGCAAAACGGGGGGCAAAGAAAGCAGTAGCGGAGGCAAAAGATCGCGCTTTTGAAGCCTTTTATCAAAAGCTTGATACTAAAGAGGGGgagaagtatatttttatgttggaAAAAGCAAGATCTAGGCAGAAGAAGGACTTAGTGACAGTGAAGTTCATTAAAGATGAAAGTGGACGAGTACTCCTTagacaagaggacatcaaaaTGAGATGGCATCAATATTTTATCCAACTGCTCAATGAGACTAGGGGTCCAAAGGAGGAAATTTGA